DNA from Raphanus sativus cultivar WK10039 unplaced genomic scaffold, ASM80110v3 Scaffold1347, whole genome shotgun sequence:
cttGTCTAAAAACCGATTGGGGCTGATTATTTGGTATAATGGGGTATGGACCGGTTCGGGTTAAATACCAGGATCCATTCGGGTTTTCAGTATATCCGATGTAATAACCCTAAGACTAACTTTACCATTTTCCCTCTTTCGATTCACGATTAGATTTGTAGAATATCCAGAAAATCTCAACTTTCTCTCTAGATAGATCTAAATCTCAACATCCAGAATCATTTCCTAACTCTTATCCTCTCCGAATCTACTCTTTTGCAAGTTCTAAACCCTAGATTATCTTCACTTATATAAGCGTTTGAGATGGAGAGAGTAACCCATCAAAAAGTCTTAATTTCCTTCCTCAAAGACGTCAATAGCACATTCAGAggtagtcttcttcttctttgtactTGATTAGTTAGTATTAAGTTGTGTTTTTTCGGGTTCATTTagcgaccaaaaaaaaagtttctttgCATTTCAAGACTTTTTTTTATATGCGTTCGTGTCTTGTTTCTTAAGTTCGTGTCTTGTTTCTTAAACTGTCCTACTTGTGTTTATGTATTAGTCAATAAAAGAATTTCTTATGTTTGTTCTTTTCGATGATTGTGAACTTTGGTATTGTCAATAACTGATTTGTTTCTTTACGTGTTGTATACTAAATCATTTGTTGTCAACTTGTTTTAGATTAAAGGTTGTCTTATGTTTGTTCTGTTCTGATAATTGTCAACTTGTTTTTGTATGCTTGTTTTGTTTCAGAAGCTTGGTAGTTTACCGTTTGTTACTTTGAAAATGTTTggcaattatatttttggttttattagaATTTAGAATAATAATACAAGTCGCTTGTATTGGCGTATTGTGTCAGTGCTTCATGTCCTGAGTattgatttttctttattgCTTGCAGATGGATTCATCGTCCTCTAAAAACCCACAAAACAATGGTGCTGACAAAGAACATGAAGTTGAAGTTGAACATGTAGACTGTGAAACCATTGATAGCCGTGGGAAGAGGAAGGAAGCTGACACACCGTGTGGAGAGAGTTCTCGGGCAAATAAGATGCCAAAAGTTATTGTGCCGAGGTCAGGTGTGTGGAAACACTACACCAGAACAAAGGAGAGCCGTGACAAGTGCATTTGTCACTACTGCCAAAAGCTTTTCTCATGCCAGACAAAGTCAGGAACTTCCAATCTCCAGAAGCACCTGCAAATCTGCAGAGAGTACCAAGCTCACGTGATCAGCCAAGGGAAGAATCAAGCTAGGATCGATAATGAAGGCAGTGTGAAATCATCAAAGGTGTCTGAGACGGTTTTCAGAGAAGCCTCAAATGAGTTATTGGTGTTAGCTGAGTTGCCTCTTTCTTTCATAGAAAGTACAGGCTGGAAATACTTCTGCAACAAGGTATAGCGTTGTATATTTGCATTGTTAatgtttttgtatatttctGAAACTAGTGATATTTGTTTTGCATTTCCATAAAGGTTAACCTTTACAAGCCCCACTCAAGAAGAACTGCTACTAGAGATATTGTGGAGatgtttgtgaagaagaaggaggcgTTGAAGAGGTGGTTGTACACTAACCAGCAAAGAGTTTCACTCACCACTGACATTTGGGTTTCTCAGGTGACAGGTAAGGGTTttttatttctggaaactgaaAAACGAAAACATTTGTTTGTCATTCTAACTAGATGTTGTTGTTTTGATGGCAGGTGCAAGTTACATGGTTGTAACTGCACATTTTGTTGACCCAACATGGCAGTTGAAGAAAATCATTCTTGGATTCAAATTTGTCATGGATCATAAAGGTCAGACAATTTCTACTGTTCTTCTCGAATGCTTAGCTGACTGGGGAATTCAGAAATTGTTTTCTATTACGGTAGACAATGCTACTGCTAATACCTCAGCTATTAGGAGATTCCATAGGCAGTTCAGTGAAGTGTCGCCTGATGCTCTGGTTTTAGATGGTAACTATCTGCATATGAGGTGTTGTGCCCACATTATCAATTTGATAGCTAAGGAGGGTTTAGGTGATTTAGGAGAAAATGTTTTGGCCATCCGGAATGCAGTTCAGTACGTCCGTTCTTCCCCCCATAGGTTGAACGCATTTGAGCAGAAGGTTACTAGCGGGAAGATGACACGAGGTAGCCTGCCTCTAGATGTTAAGACTAGGTGGAATTCAACATTTCTCATGCTGTCTAGAGCTTTACAGTTTAGAGTTGCTTTTGATAAGATGGAAGCAGAGGATAGGTTGTATAATGACTACTTTTTAGAAGTAGAAAATGGGGTTAAGAGGCAAGGACCGCCTGATGTTATTGATTGGAATGCTGTGGAGAAGCTTAAGAGGTTTCTAATCATATTCTACAACAGCACCTTGGTTGTCTCTGCTTCCTCAAAAGTCAACTCCTACAAATGCTATGGGGAGATAGTGACAATTGAGAGGAATCTCACAGCACTGGCTAACAACTTGGACCCAGATTTGAAGCTGAAAGCTGAGGATATGTTGCACAAATTTCTGAAGTATTGGGATGGCATGAAGAATGTGAATAGGATGTTGATCATTGCATCAATAATCGATCCAAGGAAGAAGATGGGTTTCGCCAACTTATGCTTTGAGAAATTGTATGGGAAGGATAGTATCGAGTCCAAAGAGATGAGTGCGTCTGTTCTTGATCTCCTTACAAGCATGTTCCAGGAGTACTCTGGTCGTTTCAGAGTTGCAAGTACTCAATCCTCTCAGACAAAGCAAGCACCATCTGCGAGTGTTCAGGAGGCTCAAGAGCAAATGGAGAGATTGAAGTTGGTCGTTGAAGATTTTGGTTATGAGAGAATGGATTCTGTGTACAAGGAACTTGTGGCTGAAACAGAAAATGAGGCAAGAGATGAGCTGGAAATGTACTTGAAGGAACCTGTTGAGAACCAGAAGCTTATGATGGGATTTGAGTTTGATATTCTCGGTTGGTGGAAGGTGCACAGAATCAAATTCCCAGTCTTGGCAGAGATGGCAAGGGATCTACTTGCGATGCAGGTTTCTTCTGTGGCTTCTGAAAGTGCTTTTAGCACAAGTGGGAGAATTTTAGAACCCTATAGAAGCTGTCTCACTCATTACATGATATAAGTGCTGATGTGTAATGAGCAATGGATGAAAGCTGATATCAAGTTTGCTGAAAAAGTCCAAACTAATGAACAGATTCTAGCTGAAGTTGAAATGCTAGACAAGCTTGAGAAAGGTATGTTTTCTATTTATCTTAGTTGTTTTGACATTTGGTTCGTTTGTTTATGCACTTATGTATTGTATTTTGTGTCTTCTCAGAGTTTGAGAGCGTAAGAATTGAAGATTGAAGACTGTTGCTGAAGTTTgaagtcttttatttttattttggttttggtgttCGCTTTGAGCTTTAGttcgtatttttattttggttttggtgttCTCTTTGAGCTTTAGTTCGTTTTCAGTTGAAGTGTGTTCTGCTTGGTTTGTTATGAACaagttcattttattttgaagtttaatAAAAGCTCTCACGTTTGGAGTATTTGCTTTTCACTATTGcacaatatttttatacttgTTATTTCTTTGTTCACGTTTTGTATGACATAACCATAAAGTTAGTTTTCTCTGTGtacttttgtttttcatttgaAACGTTCCTTCGTCGAACGAAGTCACAAAACAGTTAGTTCGGGTAAAATAAAGGAATATGGATAACCGATATCCAGTTtagatccgaacccgaaaattaAATGGGTTCAACCGGGTTTATGATTTGTTActaaatccgaaccgaacccgagaGGATCCGAACCGAGACCGGTCCGAACTTTTATAATATCCGATTGGGGCTGATTTTTAAGAAtccgaaaacccaaaacccgattAGTATCTACTCGAACCCGAATGGTCACCCGGTTGCCCACACCTAGTTGATATGTTAAAAGATCGagcaaatttataatctttcaGAAGGAAGGATGCAAATAGttgcttcctttttttttttccatcaaagTAGGATATATTAAAACAGGCCGAAGCCCAACAAAATGCAAATAGTTGCTTCCTATTGCCAAAAAAAGGATGCAAATAAGTCATAAATAGATAAGGTGATTCTTTTGCTGAAGTATGTTCCTCGGGGATTGCTCCAATTCTCTGGCAGCTATCATTAATTTCGCATTATTCAACTATACTGTTGAATTCTATGGGCGCCCTTCTTTTATGTctccaaaaattcaaaatcatacAACAATTTAACATatcatttatctttttttctgaacaacaCTTGCAT
Protein-coding regions in this window:
- the LOC130504080 gene encoding zinc finger BED domain-containing protein RICESLEEPER 2-like, with amino-acid sequence MDSSSSKNPQNNGADKEHEVEVEHVDCETIDSRGKRKEADTPCGESSRANKMPKVIVPRSGVWKHYTRTKESRDKCICHYCQKLFSCQTKSGTSNLQKHLQICREYQAHVISQGKNQARIDNEGSVKSSKVSETVFREASNELLVLAELPLSFIESTGWKYFCNKVNLYKPHSRRTATRDIVEMFVKKKEALKRWLYTNQQRVSLTTDIWVSQVTGASYMVVTAHFVDPTWQLKKIILGFKFVMDHKGQTISTVLLECLADWGIQKLFSITVDNATANTSAIRRFHRQFSEVSPDALVLDGNYLHMRCCAHIINLIAKEGLGDLGENVLAIRNAVQYVRSSPHRLNAFEQKVTSGKMTRGSLPLDVKTRWNSTFLMLSRALQFRVAFDKMEAEDRLYNDYFLEVENGVKRQGPPDVIDWNAVEKLKRFLIIFYNSTLVVSASSKVNSYKCYGEIVTIERNLTALANNLDPDLKLKAEDMLHKFLKYWDGMKNVNRMLIIASIIDPRKKMGFANLCFEKLYGKDSIESKEMSASVLDLLTSMFQEYSGRFRVASTQSSQTKQAPSASVQEAQEQMERLKLVVEDFGYERMDSVYKELVAETENEARDELEMYLKEPVENQKLMMGFEFDILGWWKVHRIKFPVLAEMARDLLAMQQWMKADIKFAEKVQTNEQILAEVEMLDKLEKEFESVRIED